From the Paenibacillus sp. FSL H8-0548 genome, one window contains:
- a CDS encoding methylated-DNA--[protein]-cysteine S-methyltransferase, protein MTANQKYRQTIIGFDQPWTLIATDQGVSQLLYPPHVSELAGLDQDFTHMIEDRGLFVEFGILDLLEQFFAGVPVSFDKVPLDAGGTPFQQSVWTGLSQIPYGETWTYKRFADAIGKPAAIRAASTAIGRNPLPIILPCHRVVGSNGTLTGFRGGLQMKKDILALEGVTNMEVVGHERFRF, encoded by the coding sequence TTGACAGCTAACCAAAAATATCGGCAAACGATAATCGGCTTCGATCAGCCGTGGACACTTATTGCTACTGATCAAGGAGTAAGTCAATTGTTATATCCGCCGCATGTTTCAGAGTTGGCCGGTTTGGACCAGGATTTCACACATATGATCGAGGATCGCGGCTTGTTTGTTGAATTCGGCATCCTCGACCTGCTGGAGCAGTTTTTCGCCGGCGTTCCCGTCAGCTTCGATAAGGTACCGCTGGATGCGGGAGGAACGCCGTTTCAACAAAGCGTATGGACGGGCCTGAGCCAAATTCCTTATGGGGAGACGTGGACGTACAAGCGGTTCGCGGACGCAATTGGAAAGCCGGCAGCGATACGGGCGGCAAGCACAGCGATTGGGCGCAATCCGCTTCCCATTATTTTGCCCTGTCATCGTGTCGTGGGCTCCAATGGTACGCTGACAGGGTTTAGAGGGGGACTTCAGATGAAAAAAGACATTCTTGCGTTGGAGGGAGTAACGAATATGGAGGTAGTGGGGCATGAACGCTTCCGTTTTTGA
- a CDS encoding PspA/IM30 family protein yields the protein MGILQRVVSMTKAAANEMLDKIENPVTMLKHYLKELDEEIASTERESVQQLTQQRILQAKLAELKDHSDYYERNAVQAASEGRESDARIALEAKLLYMDQTEDTLKLLRLSEQASVDLGATIETLKEEKTKLQGKRNELVARVQQTSAASGNSSSAWQGSTASRGFDRIEQKIMEKEAELELNKGIHGSSHLESAQLNELHHASVEEELKQLLQKKSVS from the coding sequence ATGGGAATTTTACAACGCGTAGTTAGCATGACGAAGGCAGCAGCAAATGAGATGCTCGATAAGATTGAAAATCCAGTTACTATGCTCAAGCATTATTTGAAGGAGTTGGATGAGGAAATTGCGAGCACCGAGCGCGAAAGCGTGCAGCAGCTAACGCAGCAGCGTATTTTGCAAGCAAAGCTTGCCGAGTTGAAGGATCATTCGGACTACTACGAAAGAAATGCAGTGCAAGCTGCGAGCGAGGGACGAGAATCAGATGCCCGTATAGCGCTTGAAGCGAAGCTTCTTTATATGGACCAAACAGAGGACACGCTTAAGCTGCTTCGTCTTTCGGAGCAAGCCTCAGTTGACCTAGGGGCCACAATTGAAACATTAAAGGAAGAGAAAACGAAACTTCAAGGAAAACGTAATGAACTGGTCGCACGCGTCCAGCAGACATCCGCAGCATCTGGCAATTCATCTTCTGCTTGGCAAGGAAGTACAGCCTCCAGAGGCTTTGATCGGATCGAACAGAAGATCATGGAGAAGGAAGCGGAGCTTGAGCTAAACAAAGGCATTCATGGAAGCAGCCATCTGGAATCCGCTCAGTTGAACGAGCTGCATCATGCGAGTGTAGAGGAAGAGCTGAAGCAGCTCCTGCAAAAAAAATCCGTCAGCTAG
- a CDS encoding PspC domain-containing protein — translation MKVMKKLFRSTTDSKLTGLCGGIGQWLGVDPTIIRLIVVIASFFSFGAVILAYFIATLFVPKAPNHDFRFVDHH, via the coding sequence ATGAAAGTTATGAAAAAATTATTTCGATCAACAACGGACAGTAAACTAACTGGTCTCTGCGGAGGTATTGGACAATGGCTCGGCGTAGATCCCACGATCATAAGGCTGATTGTCGTTATTGCGTCGTTCTTCAGTTTCGGAGCAGTAATACTCGCCTACTTCATTGCCACACTGTTTGTCCCAAAAGCGCCAAACCATGATTTCAGATTTGTTGACCACCACTAA
- a CDS encoding helix-turn-helix domain-containing protein has protein sequence MKIDISLHSLPVYEALASSVRIGMIQQLTQKPMNVKELAEAMNLSSAIMTMHVKKLERASIIKTSMQPGKGGAKKVCTLVTDSIEILFPTKVASVIRECHVTEVSVGHYTDFEVAPTCGLASTVKVIGMFDEPRAFLEPERVNAKVLWFGQGFVEYRLANYLMKNEEPTELEITMEISSEAPFANDNWPSDITFTLNDIKLGSWTSPGDFGGGNRGRYTPDWWWNEINQYGILKMLKINEEGTFIDGTRISDVKLSDIHIDLKQWTFRIAVHEDAQNVGGVTLFGTGFGNYNQDIVFKLFYEKITAPETEGASH, from the coding sequence ATGAAGATAGATATCTCTCTACATTCGCTCCCTGTATATGAAGCGCTGGCAAGCAGCGTGCGAATTGGCATGATTCAGCAGCTTACCCAGAAGCCGATGAATGTCAAAGAGCTTGCGGAAGCGATGAATTTGAGCAGCGCGATTATGACGATGCATGTGAAGAAGCTGGAACGCGCAAGCATCATCAAGACATCCATGCAGCCAGGCAAAGGCGGGGCCAAGAAGGTATGCACACTTGTAACCGATTCCATTGAGATATTATTCCCAACCAAGGTTGCTTCAGTGATACGCGAATGCCATGTGACGGAAGTATCGGTGGGACATTACACTGACTTTGAGGTTGCACCGACTTGCGGTCTTGCATCCACAGTCAAAGTAATTGGCATGTTCGACGAGCCGCGCGCATTTCTGGAGCCGGAGCGTGTCAATGCCAAAGTATTATGGTTTGGACAAGGCTTTGTGGAATACCGTCTTGCTAATTATTTGATGAAAAATGAGGAGCCGACTGAGCTTGAGATAACGATGGAAATTTCCTCCGAGGCTCCTTTTGCCAACGATAATTGGCCATCGGACATTACGTTTACGCTCAATGACATCAAGCTTGGATCATGGACAAGTCCCGGAGACTTCGGCGGCGGCAACCGCGGCCGCTACACCCCTGACTGGTGGTGGAATGAGATAAATCAATACGGTATTTTGAAAATGCTGAAAATTAATGAAGAAGGCACGTTTATTGACGGTACAAGAATCTCGGACGTTAAGCTAAGTGACATTCATATCGACCTGAAGCAATGGACATTTCGCATCGCTGTGCATGAGGATGCGCAAAATGTAGGAGGCGTAACCTTATTTGGGACGGGATTCGGAAATTACAATCAAGATATTGTCTTCAAGCTTTTTTACGAGAAGATAACAGCTCCTGAGACTGAGGGAGCATCTCACTAA
- a CDS encoding carbohydrate ABC transporter permease translates to MLSAKRIKISDIFIFIFISIGAVFMIAPLAWTVSTSFKTKAEVFALPPVWIPETFDFIKYVEIWDKGPLLSGIQNSLFITLCVTVIGTFTSSLAAFSFAKLRFKHRNTLFLILLSSLMIPYPAIMIPQFIMFSEFGWVDTLKPLIVPGLFGNIMMIFFLRQYLTSIPGAIIEAGKIDGASYFGIFARIIFPLIRPAVAAQVILWFMAIWNDYLAPIIYLNSPEKQTLQLVIANFNATYAIQTDYPLIMAASFVALLPMLLIFLVFQKQIIESVAISGVKG, encoded by the coding sequence ATGCTATCGGCCAAAAGGATTAAAATTTCGGATATTTTTATTTTCATATTCATCAGTATCGGCGCCGTATTTATGATTGCACCACTGGCTTGGACGGTTTCGACCTCTTTCAAGACGAAAGCGGAAGTATTCGCGCTGCCGCCGGTCTGGATTCCGGAGACGTTTGATTTCATCAAATACGTGGAAATTTGGGATAAAGGGCCGCTGCTCAGCGGGATTCAGAACAGCCTGTTCATTACGCTTTGCGTAACGGTTATCGGGACGTTCACATCAAGTCTTGCGGCTTTTTCGTTCGCTAAACTTCGGTTCAAACATAGGAATACACTTTTTTTGATTCTGCTGTCATCTTTAATGATACCTTATCCGGCGATTATGATTCCGCAGTTTATTATGTTCTCCGAATTCGGGTGGGTGGACACGCTAAAACCGCTCATCGTGCCAGGCTTGTTCGGCAATATTATGATGATCTTCTTCCTGCGCCAATATTTAACGAGCATACCGGGAGCGATTATTGAAGCAGGCAAAATCGACGGAGCATCCTATTTCGGTATTTTCGCGAGAATCATTTTCCCGTTAATTCGTCCAGCGGTAGCTGCTCAGGTTATTTTGTGGTTTATGGCGATCTGGAACGATTATCTCGCTCCTATCATCTATTTGAATTCGCCTGAGAAGCAGACGCTGCAGCTCGTCATTGCGAACTTTAACGCGACCTATGCCATTCAGACGGATTATCCGCTCATTATGGCGGCATCCTTCGTCGCTTTGCTGCCGATGCTGCTTATTTTCCTCGTGTTCCAAAAACAAATTATTGAATCTGTCGCTATCTCCGGCGTAAAGGGCTAG
- a CDS encoding metallophosphoesterase, with product MFILIGLVSIAIYASLVFYIGWSGWSWMKPVLSRRFRLLYIITLIFLATSFILARVVEGSVLLNIVGSYWLALFSLLLLVLPIIHLLVWLTRLTSLPRHRVQKWAGSITLAALILLIGYGTFNAYSPIVRSYDIALPKQGPASGALNIVMVSDMHFGYLSGKKHAIRMVEEINALKPDIVLIPGDLIDDDIEPYKQKNLGSVLAQIKAPYGVYASLGNHDRFKGEIGELIALLEESNMKVLYDEVVTVDGWLTLIGRKDHSDKERAELSHFTTDIDQSKAIILLEHQPYGLDTAKEQGIDLMLSGHTHRGQIAPAHLITQLLFENDWGHLQKEQFHSIVSSGYGFWGPPIRTGSRSEIVQIRVSFDK from the coding sequence ATGTTTATTTTAATCGGACTAGTATCCATCGCTATTTATGCATCTCTCGTATTTTATATTGGGTGGAGCGGCTGGTCATGGATGAAGCCTGTCCTATCCCGCCGCTTTCGCTTACTGTACATCATTACGCTAATCTTTCTCGCAACCTCCTTTATATTAGCTAGAGTAGTTGAAGGCTCTGTGCTGCTAAATATTGTAGGCTCCTATTGGCTCGCCTTGTTCAGTCTGCTCCTGCTGGTGCTGCCGATCATCCATCTCCTAGTATGGCTAACGAGGCTTACATCGCTTCCCCGCCATCGCGTACAGAAATGGGCTGGCTCCATCACGCTGGCTGCGCTTATTTTACTTATCGGCTACGGCACCTTTAACGCATACAGCCCAATTGTACGGAGCTACGACATTGCACTGCCTAAGCAAGGTCCTGCGAGTGGAGCTCTCAACATTGTGATGGTCTCCGATATGCACTTTGGTTACCTATCCGGCAAGAAGCACGCCATCCGCATGGTTGAGGAGATCAACGCCTTAAAGCCTGATATCGTCCTTATTCCAGGCGACCTAATTGATGATGATATTGAACCGTACAAGCAGAAGAATCTCGGCAGTGTATTGGCGCAAATTAAAGCTCCCTATGGCGTATATGCCTCTCTCGGCAATCATGATCGCTTTAAAGGAGAGATCGGAGAGCTCATCGCTCTTCTTGAAGAGAGCAATATGAAAGTATTGTATGATGAGGTCGTTACCGTTGACGGCTGGCTCACCTTGATCGGACGCAAAGATCATAGTGATAAGGAAAGAGCAGAGCTTTCCCACTTCACAACGGACATCGACCAATCCAAAGCTATTATTTTGTTGGAGCATCAGCCTTACGGGCTTGATACGGCGAAGGAGCAAGGCATCGATCTTATGCTCTCAGGGCATACACATCGTGGACAAATTGCCCCCGCACACCTCATCACCCAGCTGCTATTTGAGAACGACTGGGGACATTTGCAGAAGGAGCAGTTCCACTCGATCGTATCCTCTGGCTACGGCTTCTGGGGCCCACCAATTCGAACGGGGTCCCGCTCCGAAATTGTCCAAATTCGAGTTTCTTTCGATAAGTAA
- a CDS encoding family 43 glycosylhydrolase, translating to MLSKEISATQSFVNPVIPQRADPWVYKHTDGYYYFTASVPEYDRLEVRRARTIQELGSAEPVVAWRKYDSGMMSANIWAPEIHFIDGKWYIYFAAARTTDTVDGLFDHRMFVVENESANPLEGEWVEKGQIITNWESFALDATTFEHNGVRFLVWAQKDPSIYGNSNLYIAEMSSPWTIKGEQVMIATPEQEWEKIGFLVNEGAAVLKRNGKIFISYSASATDFNYCMGLLSASETSDLLDPASWTKAPMPVFQTNEATGQYGPGHNSFTVSPDGLQDIIVYHARNYKDITGDPLYDPNRHTRAQVFGWNSDGTPHFGIPQADGRTGNQ from the coding sequence ATGTTAAGTAAAGAAATCTCAGCAACACAATCCTTTGTTAATCCGGTCATTCCCCAGCGCGCCGATCCGTGGGTTTACAAGCATACGGATGGTTATTATTATTTCACCGCCTCGGTGCCGGAATACGATCGACTTGAGGTGAGGAGGGCCCGAACGATTCAGGAGCTTGGCTCTGCTGAGCCGGTCGTGGCTTGGAGAAAATATGATTCAGGCATGATGAGCGCGAACATTTGGGCGCCAGAGATTCATTTTATTGATGGTAAATGGTATATCTACTTCGCGGCTGCCAGAACAACGGACACCGTTGATGGCTTATTCGATCATCGCATGTTCGTTGTCGAGAATGAATCGGCTAATCCACTTGAGGGCGAGTGGGTTGAGAAAGGGCAAATCATAACGAATTGGGAGTCATTTGCGCTGGATGCGACGACGTTCGAGCATAACGGCGTGCGTTTTCTAGTATGGGCGCAGAAGGATCCGTCCATCTATGGAAACTCCAATCTGTATATTGCGGAAATGAGCAGCCCGTGGACGATCAAGGGAGAGCAAGTTATGATTGCTACCCCTGAGCAGGAGTGGGAGAAGATCGGATTCCTCGTTAATGAGGGAGCGGCGGTATTGAAGCGGAACGGCAAAATATTTATCAGTTACTCTGCCAGTGCTACCGATTTCAATTACTGCATGGGGCTGCTGTCGGCGTCTGAGACAAGCGACTTGCTTGATCCGGCCTCTTGGACGAAGGCACCGATGCCAGTTTTCCAAACGAATGAAGCGACAGGGCAATATGGTCCCGGCCACAATAGCTTTACAGTGAGCCCAGACGGTCTGCAGGACATTATCGTCTATCACGCCCGCAACTATAAAGACATTACAGGCGATCCTCTCTACGATCCGAATCGTCATACCCGTGCCCAGGTGTTCGGCTGGAACTCCGATGGGACGCCTCATTTCGGTATTCCGCAAGCGGATGGAAGAACGGGAAATCAATAA
- a CDS encoding Ada metal-binding domain-containing protein, translating to MDQTLFDLVYKAVVNRELTYEGIYYTGVRTTKIVCRPSCRAKTPLARNVTFYSSLEDALHAGFRPCKRCKPEENGTLRPDADLAAKADAIIEAHYKEKLTLSMLAASLAISPYHLQRVYKQVTGYSPAEKTERVRLAHAQRLLLEDGAVIAEVGAAVGYRNPSHMASWFFRRTGITPTAYQNGQRGGDLFDS from the coding sequence ATGGATCAGACGTTATTTGACCTTGTATACAAAGCTGTTGTGAATCGGGAATTAACCTATGAAGGTATATATTATACAGGTGTAAGGACGACGAAGATCGTATGTCGGCCCAGCTGCCGCGCCAAAACACCGCTTGCCCGCAATGTGACTTTTTACTCTTCATTGGAGGATGCGCTGCATGCGGGCTTTCGTCCTTGCAAGCGATGCAAGCCCGAGGAGAATGGGACGCTTCGACCGGATGCGGACCTGGCCGCTAAGGCGGATGCGATTATTGAGGCACACTACAAAGAGAAGCTGACTTTATCTATGCTGGCTGCTTCACTTGCTATTAGCCCTTACCATCTGCAGCGGGTATATAAGCAAGTGACCGGATATTCTCCTGCGGAAAAAACGGAGCGTGTTCGATTAGCACACGCGCAGAGATTGTTGTTAGAAGATGGAGCTGTCATCGCAGAGGTTGGAGCAGCAGTAGGCTACCGCAATCCATCTCATATGGCTTCTTGGTTTTTTCGGAGAACGGGCATCACGCCTACGGCGTATCAGAACGGACAAAGAGGAGGGGATTTATTTGACAGCTAA
- a CDS encoding sugar ABC transporter permease, translated as MKTKSNLYRKESYYGYLFVLAPVLGFLLFTMYPLLYSLYGSFTDWDGLGRMDFIGLANFKEIFADEQFHKAGFNTIFMMIGIPIEIILALLLALGLNRKMFGTTAFRVVYYIPVISSLAAISILWQWAYNGDYGLVNQFLALFGIDGPNWLTNKYTVKPALIIMMVWKNIGYSMLLYLAALQSVPKDYYEAASLDGANAFQTFKHITFPMVKPVTFFIIVTKIIGGAQVFTEINIMTSTGGPEYSSASVVFYVWQKAFGNLQMGYASAMAMLLGLFIFVITLVQFKMNERSSRDLE; from the coding sequence ATGAAAACCAAGTCGAATCTCTATCGCAAAGAAAGCTACTACGGGTATTTGTTTGTGCTTGCTCCCGTTCTTGGGTTTCTCTTGTTTACAATGTATCCGCTTTTATATTCGCTTTACGGCTCCTTCACGGATTGGGACGGCTTAGGCCGCATGGATTTTATCGGATTGGCGAATTTTAAGGAGATCTTTGCAGACGAGCAGTTTCATAAGGCTGGTTTCAATACGATCTTCATGATGATTGGCATTCCAATCGAAATTATTCTGGCTTTACTGCTGGCTCTTGGTCTAAACCGCAAAATGTTCGGCACGACCGCCTTTCGAGTCGTCTATTACATTCCGGTTATTTCATCGCTTGCGGCGATTTCGATTTTGTGGCAATGGGCTTATAACGGAGACTACGGTTTGGTTAATCAGTTTCTTGCGCTGTTCGGGATTGACGGCCCCAACTGGCTGACCAATAAATATACGGTGAAACCCGCTCTTATCATCATGATGGTATGGAAAAACATCGGATATTCCATGCTGCTTTATTTGGCGGCGCTGCAAAGCGTGCCCAAGGATTATTACGAAGCGGCCTCGCTTGATGGCGCCAACGCTTTTCAAACCTTCAAGCATATTACTTTTCCGATGGTGAAACCGGTTACTTTCTTCATCATCGTGACGAAAATTATTGGAGGCGCTCAAGTCTTTACGGAAATCAACATTATGACCTCGACAGGCGGCCCGGAATACAGCTCCGCTTCGGTCGTATTCTATGTTTGGCAGAAGGCGTTTGGCAACCTGCAAATGGGTTATGCTTCTGCGATGGCGATGCTGCTCGGTCTATTCATCTTTGTCATTACGCTCGTCCAATTCAAGATGAATGAGAGATCGTCAAGAGATTTGGAATAA
- a CDS encoding LacI family DNA-binding transcriptional regulator — protein sequence MRGKVTIQQIADLAGLSKFAVSRALAGKTGVSDSTREMILKTAGQLGYFKSSRPSPLTQSPDHSTDKITGTIVVLFPNIRYQNKDSVYWGPIFDGISARLNQREMDILTLTEPSSDHVFSLLNPNAIQGIITLGTVSTQILLDIKKLEIPVVMIDHLDPALHADTIFTDNFTCMRELMLQLVSKGYKDFQFVGRTDYAQSFFERWIAYRSVLDEYGLTCEQDPLLTETEAELLHEVIPLAVAGSLPEVFVCANDHLASTVMHALHERGIEVPKQVAVTGFDNTDKDYSPLLTTVNVNKELLGMRAVDKMIWRIQNPQSMVEKTLIYAEVLMRESTN from the coding sequence ATGAGGGGAAAAGTTACGATTCAACAGATTGCTGACCTGGCGGGATTATCGAAGTTCGCCGTATCCAGAGCGTTGGCCGGAAAGACGGGAGTCAGTGATTCAACGCGCGAGATGATTCTCAAAACAGCAGGGCAGCTAGGATACTTTAAGAGCAGCCGCCCTAGTCCTTTAACCCAATCTCCTGATCATAGTACGGACAAAATTACAGGCACTATAGTGGTATTATTCCCGAATATTCGTTATCAAAACAAGGATTCTGTTTATTGGGGTCCGATTTTTGACGGCATTTCTGCACGGCTGAATCAAAGGGAAATGGATATATTAACGTTAACAGAGCCTTCTAGCGACCATGTTTTCAGTCTATTAAACCCGAATGCTATACAAGGGATTATTACGCTGGGAACGGTATCGACACAGATTTTGCTCGACATCAAGAAGCTGGAGATACCTGTCGTTATGATCGACCATCTCGATCCGGCTCTGCATGCCGACACCATATTTACAGACAACTTTACGTGCATGCGTGAGCTGATGCTTCAGCTTGTCAGCAAAGGGTATAAAGATTTTCAATTCGTAGGAAGAACCGATTATGCCCAAAGCTTCTTTGAACGCTGGATCGCCTATCGCTCTGTTCTGGATGAATACGGGCTGACCTGCGAACAAGATCCGCTGCTTACGGAAACGGAGGCGGAGCTTCTGCATGAGGTGATCCCTCTCGCTGTAGCGGGCAGTCTTCCCGAGGTATTCGTTTGCGCGAACGATCATTTGGCCTCAACGGTCATGCACGCGCTTCACGAGCGGGGGATCGAGGTGCCCAAGCAAGTTGCCGTAACCGGTTTTGACAATACAGATAAGGATTATTCTCCTTTGCTCACAACGGTTAATGTGAACAAAGAGCTGCTTGGCATGCGCGCCGTCGATAAAATGATATGGAGAATCCAAAATCCCCAATCGATGGTCGAGAAAACGCTCATCTACGCTGAAGTGCTCATGAGAGAATCAACGAATTAA
- a CDS encoding DNA-3-methyladenine glycosylase 2 has translation MNASVFELALPQPFDFQQCLDYMTRSPLESLYRMDYSGVNRLLRVGSADRLVRVTCLEGRGVMQVQMLDGASLSLEDREQLTRYIKDWFDLDRDLKPFIKLLQGDPLLAPLAERFAGLRLVGIPDLFEALCWAIVGQQVNLAFAYKLKHRLAERYGIAADWEGATYRLFPLPERFAGESVESLCSLQLTKNKAMAILDVASRMAGGELSRDKLLKLNDSESVDQELTKIRGIGPWTAQYVRMRCLGDQTALPVGDVGLQNAVKKLLGLSLKPTPLELSALFDQWPGWESYIAFYLWRTLEV, from the coding sequence ATGAACGCTTCCGTTTTTGAGCTGGCGCTTCCGCAGCCGTTTGATTTCCAGCAATGCCTGGACTATATGACGCGTTCTCCGCTGGAGAGCTTGTACCGCATGGATTACTCAGGAGTGAATCGTCTGCTGCGAGTTGGATCTGCCGACCGTTTAGTCAGGGTGACCTGCCTTGAAGGCAGGGGCGTAATGCAGGTTCAAATGCTGGATGGGGCTTCCCTTTCGCTTGAGGATAGGGAGCAGCTAACACGGTATATAAAGGATTGGTTTGATCTGGATCGGGATTTGAAGCCGTTTATCAAGCTCTTACAGGGTGACCCACTGCTTGCTCCGCTGGCAGAACGCTTTGCCGGATTGCGGCTGGTAGGCATTCCGGATCTTTTTGAAGCATTGTGCTGGGCGATTGTCGGTCAACAAGTGAATCTTGCATTTGCCTACAAGCTTAAACACCGGCTGGCAGAGCGGTACGGCATTGCTGCGGATTGGGAGGGCGCAACGTATCGCCTGTTTCCATTGCCTGAGCGGTTTGCTGGGGAATCGGTAGAATCCCTATGCAGCCTTCAGCTTACCAAGAACAAAGCGATGGCTATATTGGATGTGGCATCCCGTATGGCTGGCGGGGAATTAAGCCGGGATAAGCTGCTAAAGCTGAACGATTCTGAATCCGTCGATCAGGAGCTTACGAAAATACGCGGCATCGGTCCATGGACAGCCCAATATGTGCGAATGAGATGTTTGGGCGATCAGACCGCTCTCCCTGTAGGAGACGTGGGACTGCAAAATGCGGTAAAGAAGCTGCTGGGGTTAAGCCTAAAGCCAACTCCGCTTGAATTGAGCGCATTGTTCGATCAATGGCCCGGGTGGGAGTCTTATATTGCTTTTTATTTATGGAGAACCTTGGAAGTATAG
- a CDS encoding sugar ABC transporter substrate-binding protein has translation MVKKKGLLSVFVLMMSLVVVLSACGGKDNEGAQGNKTESQEISFMFRGAPEEQKAYEATVKKFEADNPGVKVKIITTTGDQYATKLKAAITGKSVPDVFYFDPGDLRAYVNGGVLKDITEYVKDVNFDNIWQYGVDIYRYDGDNVGQGSIYGLLKDVGPFALGFNKNMFEAAGIPLPDKDKPYTWDEFIKVNQQLTKDNDGDGKIDQYGTGFNINWALQSFVWSNGGDWLDETNTKVTIDDPKFAEALQYFADMQNVYKITPSIEDAATLDTYQRWMKGELAFFPVGPWDLATYETLPFDYDLIPYPAGSTGKSATFVGSLGIGVSNSSKSPELAAKLVTYLTASPEGQQQLVDAKVQIPNLIDMAETWAANTETKPANKKEFLDIVQDYGKPMPNTLTYNGEWYQLFFTDIQPVLDGKTTAADYVKSQQPKMQALLDKAIEQEAKSKK, from the coding sequence TTGGTGAAGAAAAAAGGTTTGCTTTCCGTGTTTGTATTAATGATGTCGTTAGTAGTTGTCCTTTCCGCATGCGGAGGCAAAGACAATGAAGGAGCGCAAGGCAATAAAACGGAATCGCAAGAAATTTCGTTTATGTTCAGAGGTGCTCCGGAAGAGCAAAAGGCATATGAGGCTACTGTAAAAAAATTCGAGGCGGATAATCCTGGTGTTAAAGTTAAAATCATTACGACAACCGGCGATCAATATGCTACGAAATTGAAGGCTGCTATTACAGGGAAAAGCGTACCCGACGTGTTTTACTTCGATCCGGGTGATCTAAGAGCCTATGTGAACGGTGGCGTACTGAAGGACATTACAGAGTATGTGAAGGACGTCAACTTCGATAATATCTGGCAATATGGTGTAGACATCTACCGTTATGATGGCGACAACGTAGGCCAAGGCAGCATCTATGGTTTGCTGAAAGACGTTGGTCCTTTCGCGCTTGGCTTTAACAAAAATATGTTCGAAGCAGCTGGCATTCCATTGCCGGACAAGGACAAGCCGTACACTTGGGATGAATTTATTAAAGTAAACCAGCAGTTGACCAAAGACAATGACGGTGACGGCAAAATTGACCAGTACGGCACAGGCTTCAACATTAACTGGGCGCTGCAGTCATTCGTATGGAGCAACGGCGGGGACTGGCTTGATGAGACAAATACGAAAGTAACGATTGACGATCCGAAATTTGCGGAAGCGCTGCAATACTTTGCAGATATGCAAAACGTTTATAAGATCACACCGTCCATTGAAGACGCGGCTACGCTGGATACTTACCAGCGTTGGATGAAAGGCGAATTGGCATTTTTTCCGGTAGGCCCATGGGATTTGGCTACTTACGAAACACTTCCTTTCGATTATGATCTTATTCCTTACCCAGCAGGCTCTACTGGCAAATCGGCAACCTTCGTCGGTTCGCTTGGCATCGGCGTTTCCAATAGCTCGAAGAGTCCTGAGCTTGCAGCCAAGCTGGTTACGTACCTGACAGCTTCTCCTGAAGGCCAGCAGCAATTGGTTGATGCTAAAGTACAAATTCCTAACCTGATTGATATGGCTGAGACTTGGGCTGCCAATACGGAGACCAAGCCTGCCAACAAGAAAGAGTTTTTGGATATCGTTCAAGATTACGGTAAACCAATGCCTAACACATTAACTTACAACGGAGAATGGTACCAATTGTTCTTCACGGACATTCAACCGGTATTGGATGGCAAAACAACCGCAGCCGATTATGTGAAATCACAGCAGCCAAAAATGCAGGCGCTGCTTGACAAAGCGATCGAGCAGGAAGCAAAATCCAAAAAATAA